The following coding sequences are from one Shewanella eurypsychrophilus window:
- the glnE gene encoding bifunctional [glutamate--ammonia ligase]-adenylyl-L-tyrosine phosphorylase/[glutamate--ammonia-ligase] adenylyltransferase — protein sequence MENISDKPLSAFISEVADRYWQRLNEVWSTLETELNTSQAGELYRIMGLSDYIAEQLCRHPEWVPALFSGKLESLERQSFDRELHELLETCSNEESVKSALRCYRNFQMVRLAWRDFFGYVSLEDSLLDLSALSEAFIIAGRDWLYRDMCNQLGTPCDADGNPQPLLVLGMGKLGGRELNFSSDIDLIFTFPEHGETQGGRRKTENQQFFIRMGQRLINLLHQVTVDGFVYRVDMRLRPYGESGPLVVSFSGLEDYYQEQGRDWERYAMVKARALGPWTAYSDELHSMLRPFVYRRYIDFSAIESLRKMKQLITQEVRRRQLTDNIKLGAGGIREVEFVIQSFQLIRGGREPALRQQSLFAAIDTLYSLGQLEYLAVDELKQSYMLLRRVENLLQAIGDKQTQTLPDNAVDWYRLCHSLGMASEAELRTHIESAMAKIHRHFQDTVGGHEQDEITDLWTQDLWNVQEDDHAQGLIVDQSIDDPLLWPILKQWRETVSKRSIGPRGRDTLDKLMPWLLREFTHLSSPSKAFESVTKVLDQILTRTTYLELLYENPGARQQLVSLCQASPWIAQQLAKFPMLLDELIDPTQLYDTTSLDDYGSELRQYLLRVPEEDMEQQMEVLRQFKLAQQLKIAAADVTGVLPVRQVSDHLTLLSEAIIEQVVTQAWLQVSARHGVPTHLEAGDMGFAVVGYGKAGGTELGYGSDLDLVFLHNYSRERFPNNTETNGERAIEIGHFYLKLAQRILHLFSTRTTSGELYEVDMRLRPSGASGLLVSEIENFGQYQAEEAWTWEHQALVRARFMFGSNTLSSRFSHLRSQVIEAQRDKKQLAKEVREMRLKMREHLLKVDKGMFDLKQSEGGIADIEFIAQYLVLANSHEYSELSTWSDNLRIFETLGELELLPLMDVQSLTQAYFFLRDESHRLTLQQKPGQIAWEHVKDHAQCVVDIYQKVLL from the coding sequence ATGGAAAATATCAGTGACAAGCCTTTATCTGCCTTTATCTCTGAAGTCGCAGATCGTTACTGGCAAAGGCTTAATGAGGTATGGTCAACGCTTGAAACTGAACTGAATACCTCTCAGGCTGGTGAACTCTATCGCATCATGGGACTGAGTGATTATATCGCCGAGCAATTGTGTCGCCATCCCGAGTGGGTCCCTGCACTTTTCAGCGGAAAGCTTGAGAGCCTTGAACGTCAGAGTTTCGATCGAGAGTTACATGAACTCCTCGAGACATGCTCCAATGAAGAGAGTGTCAAATCCGCATTGAGATGTTACCGAAACTTTCAAATGGTGCGTTTGGCTTGGCGGGATTTTTTCGGTTATGTCAGTCTTGAAGATTCATTACTCGATCTTTCTGCGCTTTCAGAAGCGTTTATTATCGCCGGACGTGACTGGCTTTACCGCGACATGTGCAATCAACTAGGAACACCTTGTGATGCCGATGGGAATCCTCAGCCATTATTAGTGCTAGGAATGGGAAAGCTGGGTGGCCGTGAGCTTAACTTTTCCTCTGATATTGATCTTATCTTCACCTTTCCAGAGCATGGTGAAACCCAAGGTGGGCGTAGAAAAACTGAGAATCAACAGTTCTTTATTCGTATGGGCCAAAGGTTAATTAATTTACTGCATCAGGTGACTGTTGATGGTTTTGTATATCGCGTCGATATGCGCCTGCGCCCCTATGGAGAAAGTGGCCCCCTTGTGGTGAGTTTCAGTGGTCTTGAGGATTACTATCAAGAGCAGGGCAGAGATTGGGAACGCTATGCCATGGTGAAAGCTAGAGCACTAGGCCCCTGGACGGCCTATTCTGACGAGCTGCACTCTATGCTAAGACCCTTTGTTTACCGTCGTTATATCGATTTTTCCGCCATTGAATCTTTGCGTAAGATGAAACAATTGATCACTCAAGAGGTCAGGCGCAGACAGTTAACCGATAATATCAAGTTAGGTGCCGGTGGTATTCGCGAAGTTGAGTTTGTTATTCAAAGCTTTCAACTTATCCGTGGCGGACGTGAACCAGCTTTGCGTCAACAGAGCCTTTTTGCCGCAATCGATACCTTGTATAGCTTGGGTCAGCTCGAATACCTGGCAGTGGATGAGCTTAAGCAAAGTTATATGTTGTTAAGAAGAGTTGAGAACTTATTGCAAGCTATCGGAGATAAGCAGACTCAGACGTTACCTGATAATGCTGTAGACTGGTATCGCCTATGTCACAGTCTGGGCATGGCTTCTGAAGCTGAACTTAGGACCCATATCGAGTCAGCTATGGCTAAGATCCACCGCCACTTTCAAGATACGGTCGGTGGACATGAGCAAGATGAGATCACAGATCTATGGACTCAAGATCTGTGGAACGTTCAGGAAGATGACCATGCTCAAGGATTAATCGTTGACCAGTCTATTGATGATCCTCTGCTTTGGCCCATTCTCAAGCAATGGCGTGAAACAGTATCAAAACGCAGTATCGGGCCACGTGGTCGAGATACCTTAGACAAGCTAATGCCTTGGCTATTACGTGAGTTTACCCATTTATCCTCGCCATCTAAGGCCTTTGAGTCAGTGACTAAGGTGTTAGATCAAATTCTGACACGGACAACCTATCTAGAACTGCTCTATGAAAATCCAGGAGCCAGACAACAATTAGTCAGTCTTTGTCAGGCGAGTCCATGGATAGCACAGCAGTTAGCTAAATTTCCTATGTTACTCGACGAGTTAATCGATCCGACTCAGCTATATGATACGACCTCACTGGATGATTATGGTAGTGAGTTGAGGCAGTATCTCCTTCGGGTTCCTGAAGAAGATATGGAGCAACAGATGGAGGTATTACGCCAATTTAAATTAGCCCAGCAACTGAAAATAGCTGCTGCGGATGTCACTGGCGTATTGCCTGTTAGGCAAGTGAGTGATCATCTCACCTTGTTATCAGAGGCCATTATTGAGCAAGTTGTTACACAGGCATGGTTACAAGTGAGCGCCCGTCATGGTGTACCGACTCATCTTGAAGCGGGTGATATGGGTTTTGCCGTTGTGGGTTACGGTAAAGCGGGTGGTACTGAACTTGGTTATGGTTCAGATCTCGATCTGGTGTTTCTGCATAATTACTCCCGCGAACGATTTCCTAATAACACTGAGACTAATGGCGAGCGGGCTATTGAGATCGGCCATTTCTATCTAAAGCTCGCTCAGCGAATACTGCACCTATTTTCTACTCGAACAACTTCTGGAGAGCTTTATGAAGTTGATATGCGTTTGCGTCCATCGGGAGCATCTGGTTTGTTGGTGAGTGAAATTGAAAATTTCGGTCAATATCAGGCTGAAGAGGCGTGGACATGGGAGCATCAAGCTTTAGTGAGAGCTAGGTTTATGTTTGGCTCAAATACTCTTTCTAGCAGATTCAGCCATCTTAGATCACAGGTCATTGAAGCACAAAGAGATAAGAAGCAACTGGCGAAAGAGGTCAGAGAAATGCGGCTTAAGATGCGGGAGCACCTGCTAAAAGTAGACAAAGGCATGTTCGACCTTAAGCAAAGCGAAGGAGGCATAGCCGATATTGAGTTTATTGCTCAGTATTTAGTTCTGGCGAATTCACATGAATACAGTGAGCTATCAACTTGGTCCGATAATTTAAGAATTTTTGAAACCTTAGGTGAACTCGAACTTTTACCATTGATGGATGTACAGTCCCTTACTCAGGCCTATTTTTTTCTACGTGATGAAAGCCATAGATTAACCCTGCAGCAAAAACCAGGGCAGATTGCCTGGGAGCATGTTAAGGATCATGCTCAGTGTGTTGTTGATATTTATCAGAAGGTTTTACTGTAA
- a CDS encoding Ig-like domain-containing protein: MITCLFAVQQASAAESDTGYISPDKAETELIIIDPAVHDPYMLYQALNAKFKQHLGQNHKTEIVFLKPGMEPLLQIRNAIKDRTNLSQLSIVSHASNGALFLSGRWIDKKYIDQQAQLMSEIGISLKKGADLKLYGCNLASGGSGKKFINRVAELTQLDVAASTDTTGGVEQGHNWELEYQVGSIDTRSLFSEALPTFYSSTLNHFRYGTMAVEPIAGESGKVRLKVQIGYTLDHNIMNKLVNSAVGTINCDKNYLAGFTWGDGQGEASICVQLLSKDSATNDSLVEIVSQGANGYEPGIVHQYQADGDYTLSWDSYARSPAMSQDNSYWRGELTTSVVNGEVTNASPVTAVSALVYVRDDHPFTMQVSGVDQDGDKIQYRWGEKREFYSGNSGSQVKIPTGMQLSAEGLITWDLAADKANGDLVTYTEHTNPSTVTSNRWQAAIVLEDLDINGVVKSKAPLDFVFVISDPDNASPGFNLGPEITGTQYIQLHQTTSFTLSASDVDENGDPDIPTLSVLNPPSTDPAIWSTSIVSQDPATGTSVIEVTFTPSDEMLGKAYAVIFSAKDSNGISSEASVNLVIVNEAPIAQDDAGFTQQGEAITLDVLSNDSDPDGDPLTITQYNAPNGTVVLNADSTITYTPDTDFSGLDTISYVISDGIGSVASANILVTVNASPVAVDDAFNINEDTITLLDLLDNDSEPDGDALAITLTAANSGQLSLVNNIVTYMPNADFYGTDSFSYIISDGLGGSDTASVSLTVLSVNDAPIANADTASVDEDSSLNYAVLDNDSDLENHPLTVSVTQPDHGQASVEADGSINYVPDADFNGSDAITYTINDGHGGQDSALLSVIVNAVNDNPIAVNDSATLDEDASVSIPVLLNDTDIDGDSLTVTVQGASSGSVSVTAFDLVLYTPNANFNGSDSFSYSIDDGNGGTASATISVLVTSINDAPLALNDAVTLDEDTSVTVQVLQNDSDLDNDLLVVSAQSPAHGQVSVGLDGSIHYIPEQNFYGVDSLTYTLDDGHGGTAQAQLSITVEPINDLPIALDDYVSVEEDLSVTIDLLANDSDVDNDELTLILELGAHGELVELSGGSVRYTPDVNYNGSDTINYHVEDGNGGQASAVVTIDIVSVNDKPVAENDLINVNEDTSLQFNLLHNDSDVEFSLNPASAILIDSPEHMSASVENGVVTLTPIADFNGSDMFSYQVSDAEGEVSNIASVSITVAAVNDAPRPQPDFANVDEDIILDIAVLENDIDIDDADSENSSIDIHSVAIVQAPLHGQLVDNDGVLSYQPDSNYVGPDSFSYTVADMLGAISPAVDVTLNVEGINDAPVAVGDSTSTKEDQSISFTLTDNDTDLDSIIDTDSVVLFSAPAHGVVSISEAGEVSYTPSADFFGNDSFSYTVKDNEGAVSLPGNVNISVTSVNDAPRLQDDIAELVEDGVNDINVLGNDSDVDGQLVLASLRVITEPEHGSVSVLPSGLLRYIPDENYYGPDSFSYQIEDNQAASSQAQVQISIDSINDKPIVQDDLAVVDEDSAATINILANDSDLDGSLDISSVVILSMPAYGELEVNSDGSVDYTPNRNFNGSDSFSYQVSDDSGDISSPALVFIEVNAVNDSPEISGSPATQVLQGEGYQFVPVSLDIDNDTLAFSISGLPVWATFTPETGMVSGSPEYQDVGDYGPIVISVTDGLETVTLESFYIEVVILDSDGDGIPDAVELELGLDPFDGSDAAGDADGDGMSNYDEWLAGTDLYIDDVAPELIAPADIWLDAIGLFTQVDLGTAQAYDYIDGVRQACCQDLSHSMVSDQPLLKPGSYQVLWTAIDAAGNMSEQLQNIYVRPLISLAQDQIVSQGNRVSVSVHLNGLSPQYPLTVAYKVGGNAVEGLHHDLNSGVVVFESGQIAQTLEFNTFDIEQNEQVSIHLDDQFNLGSKKEHYVTITLDNLAPEVQLSSYQFDEKRTWVAQVDGAVEIKANYTDPNSLNSHTLDWSLTDSELQDVQLFEGQGVIQNVSQSGVNGSKLETWYFDPSGLVEGVYTVRVTVTDDGVPNLSHFNELRVRVSEQLPVLTSEDSDGDGVTDIEEGLVDSDGDGIPDYLDPISAGNVLPERIANTESYLVECESGIDCRLGQYAMSGVYLGAQVAGSDIQANLQGIAPGGFVDVGGVFNIEAIELSEHSQVVSIVIPQRNPVPEHSGYRHFIHDKGWFTFETNGDNQLMSAPGSAGYCPPPGSDEYSEGLNQGDWCLQLIILDGGVNDADEIANGAVSITGCLIQEESEPVTTETDTSVEVEILTEGGGASSGGSMQIIILYLLLVTGLFRNQTLNIILLLNKQLLTHKHKYLHRLAYLPLFFFVSVFSLNATAADNESGDDELVGWFISGLYGQSQTSEGTSDINTLLADAELTAEVIELDSSTTGWKLGIGYAFTANWSATLEYVDLGEVSVRIKGETDNPQAFYAAASQFYPNSAKGVGLNLGYRYQFASDFSVLLHGGLLSWQADYKSYDIDTQQVATSEQDGNSFYGGLGLEYALTKTIRFSVQWSHVELDDTSRDLIGAGMQFLF, encoded by the coding sequence ATGATTACCTGTTTATTCGCTGTGCAACAGGCGAGTGCGGCAGAGAGTGATACTGGTTATATATCTCCTGATAAAGCTGAAACAGAGCTGATCATCATAGATCCAGCAGTTCATGATCCTTATATGCTTTATCAAGCGTTAAATGCCAAATTTAAACAGCATTTAGGTCAGAATCACAAAACAGAAATTGTCTTCCTTAAGCCGGGGATGGAACCCTTGCTACAGATAAGGAATGCGATTAAAGACAGGACTAATCTATCTCAATTATCCATCGTCTCTCATGCCTCAAACGGTGCGCTGTTTCTCTCGGGAAGATGGATAGACAAGAAGTATATCGATCAACAAGCACAACTGATGAGTGAGATTGGGATTAGCCTAAAAAAGGGGGCAGATCTTAAGTTGTATGGTTGTAATTTGGCTTCGGGCGGATCAGGTAAAAAATTCATCAACCGGGTTGCTGAATTAACTCAGCTGGATGTCGCAGCTTCTACCGATACGACCGGAGGAGTCGAACAAGGTCATAACTGGGAGTTGGAGTATCAGGTTGGCAGCATAGATACCCGTTCCTTGTTTTCTGAAGCCTTGCCTACTTTCTACTCTTCCACCTTGAATCACTTTCGTTACGGTACTATGGCTGTGGAGCCTATAGCAGGAGAAAGCGGCAAGGTGCGCCTGAAGGTTCAGATTGGTTACACTTTAGATCACAACATCATGAATAAGTTGGTGAACTCAGCGGTCGGTACAATCAATTGTGATAAAAATTATTTGGCTGGTTTTACTTGGGGAGATGGACAAGGTGAAGCCAGTATCTGTGTGCAGTTACTTTCTAAAGACAGTGCCACTAATGACTCTTTGGTAGAGATTGTCAGCCAAGGGGCTAATGGGTATGAGCCCGGCATAGTGCATCAATATCAGGCTGATGGTGATTACACGTTATCTTGGGACTCCTATGCAAGAAGTCCTGCCATGAGTCAGGATAATTCCTATTGGCGTGGTGAGCTGACAACCTCTGTCGTCAATGGTGAAGTTACCAATGCTTCGCCGGTAACAGCTGTATCGGCATTGGTTTATGTACGAGATGACCACCCGTTTACCATGCAAGTGTCTGGCGTCGATCAAGATGGTGATAAGATTCAGTATCGCTGGGGGGAGAAGAGGGAATTTTATTCGGGTAATAGTGGCTCACAGGTCAAAATTCCCACAGGGATGCAACTTTCAGCTGAAGGCTTGATCACTTGGGATTTAGCCGCTGATAAAGCCAATGGCGATCTTGTTACTTATACGGAACACACTAACCCAAGTACAGTGACTAGCAACCGTTGGCAGGCGGCTATAGTTTTAGAAGATCTTGATATCAATGGCGTGGTTAAGTCTAAAGCGCCACTGGATTTTGTATTTGTTATTAGCGATCCCGATAATGCTTCTCCTGGTTTTAATCTTGGTCCTGAAATAACGGGCACGCAATATATTCAACTGCATCAAACTACTAGCTTTACGCTTTCAGCCTCAGATGTCGATGAAAATGGCGATCCTGATATCCCGACGCTCAGTGTGTTAAATCCGCCATCAACCGATCCAGCTATCTGGAGTACCAGCATAGTAAGCCAAGATCCTGCAACTGGGACCAGTGTTATTGAGGTGACCTTTACACCGTCTGATGAGATGTTAGGTAAGGCTTATGCGGTGATATTTAGTGCCAAAGATAGCAATGGCATTAGCTCAGAAGCTTCAGTTAACTTAGTTATCGTCAATGAAGCACCTATTGCACAAGACGATGCTGGATTTACTCAGCAAGGCGAGGCGATAACCTTAGATGTGTTATCTAATGACTCAGATCCCGATGGTGACCCTCTAACTATCACCCAATATAATGCACCTAATGGCACTGTAGTGCTAAATGCGGATAGCACTATCACCTATACACCGGATACGGACTTCAGTGGTTTAGATACTATCTCTTATGTTATTTCCGACGGCATCGGCTCGGTGGCAAGTGCCAATATTTTAGTCACAGTGAATGCTAGTCCAGTAGCTGTCGATGACGCTTTCAATATTAATGAAGATACTATTACCCTTCTCGATTTACTGGATAATGATAGTGAGCCCGATGGCGATGCCTTGGCTATTACATTGACAGCAGCGAATTCTGGGCAGTTGAGTCTGGTCAATAATATCGTGACCTATATGCCTAATGCAGATTTTTATGGCACAGATTCATTTAGTTATATCATCAGTGACGGGCTCGGTGGCAGCGATACAGCTAGCGTCAGTTTAACGGTTTTAAGTGTTAATGATGCTCCAATTGCTAATGCTGATACAGCAAGTGTTGATGAGGATAGTTCACTAAATTATGCAGTATTAGACAATGATAGCGATTTAGAAAACCACCCTTTAACGGTATCGGTTACTCAACCAGATCACGGACAAGCCAGTGTAGAAGCAGATGGCAGCATTAACTACGTACCGGATGCTGATTTCAATGGTAGTGACGCTATAACCTATACCATAAACGATGGTCATGGTGGGCAGGATTCGGCGTTATTAAGCGTGATAGTGAATGCGGTAAATGATAACCCCATCGCGGTGAATGACAGTGCAACGCTAGATGAAGATGCTTCAGTATCAATACCCGTTTTACTCAATGATACAGATATTGACGGTGACAGTTTAACGGTAACGGTACAGGGCGCTTCAAGTGGCAGTGTTTCTGTGACTGCATTTGATCTGGTTCTATACACGCCAAATGCTAATTTTAATGGTTCAGATAGTTTCAGCTACAGCATAGATGACGGCAATGGTGGCACTGCAAGTGCGACTATCTCTGTTTTAGTGACGAGTATTAATGATGCTCCACTTGCGCTAAACGATGCCGTAACCCTGGATGAAGATACGAGTGTGACGGTACAAGTCCTGCAAAATGATAGCGACCTTGATAACGATCTGCTGGTGGTATCGGCGCAATCACCGGCTCATGGGCAGGTGTCTGTTGGGCTAGATGGCAGTATTCATTATATCCCTGAACAGAATTTCTATGGAGTCGACAGCCTAACTTACACCCTTGATGACGGTCATGGCGGCACTGCGCAAGCTCAACTATCCATTACCGTCGAGCCAATCAATGACCTACCTATTGCGCTGGATGACTATGTCAGTGTCGAGGAGGACTTATCGGTTACCATCGATTTATTAGCCAATGACAGCGATGTGGATAACGATGAGCTTACTCTGATACTAGAGCTGGGAGCACACGGCGAGCTGGTTGAGCTGAGTGGGGGAAGCGTGCGCTACACCCCAGATGTAAACTATAACGGCAGTGATACGATTAATTACCATGTTGAAGATGGTAATGGCGGGCAAGCAAGTGCGGTCGTCACTATCGATATTGTGTCGGTGAACGATAAGCCTGTTGCCGAAAATGATCTAATTAATGTTAATGAGGATACTAGCCTACAGTTTAACCTGCTTCACAATGATAGTGATGTTGAGTTTTCCCTCAATCCAGCAAGTGCAATTTTGATCGACTCTCCTGAGCATATGAGTGCAAGTGTGGAAAATGGTGTAGTGACCTTAACTCCCATTGCCGATTTTAACGGTAGTGACATGTTTAGCTATCAAGTGTCTGATGCCGAAGGTGAGGTGTCTAATATCGCCTCAGTGAGTATCACGGTCGCAGCGGTGAATGATGCGCCGAGGCCGCAGCCTGATTTTGCTAACGTCGATGAAGATATCATCTTAGATATTGCTGTTCTGGAAAACGATATCGATATTGATGATGCGGATAGCGAAAACTCCTCGATAGATATTCACTCCGTCGCGATAGTTCAAGCACCGCTTCATGGGCAACTAGTTGATAATGACGGTGTGCTCAGTTATCAGCCTGATAGCAACTATGTTGGACCTGACAGCTTCAGTTATACCGTTGCGGATATGCTTGGTGCCATCAGCCCTGCCGTCGATGTCACGCTCAATGTTGAGGGCATCAATGATGCACCTGTTGCAGTTGGAGATTCAACTTCCACCAAAGAAGATCAAAGCATTAGCTTCACGCTCACCGATAATGATACAGATCTAGATTCGATAATCGATACAGACTCAGTCGTACTCTTTAGTGCGCCGGCTCATGGTGTCGTGAGCATCTCTGAAGCGGGTGAGGTGAGCTATACACCAAGCGCTGATTTCTTTGGTAATGATAGCTTTAGCTACACAGTTAAAGACAATGAAGGCGCCGTCTCTTTACCTGGTAATGTGAATATAAGCGTTACATCTGTCAACGATGCACCGAGACTGCAAGATGATATTGCTGAGCTGGTTGAAGATGGCGTGAATGATATCAATGTACTGGGTAATGACAGTGATGTTGATGGTCAATTAGTACTTGCTAGCTTGAGAGTCATTACTGAGCCTGAGCATGGTTCTGTGAGCGTGTTGCCTAGCGGACTGCTGAGGTACATCCCCGATGAAAACTACTATGGACCAGACAGTTTTAGTTATCAAATTGAAGATAATCAAGCTGCTAGTAGTCAAGCGCAAGTCCAAATTAGTATCGATAGCATCAATGATAAACCTATAGTCCAAGATGACTTGGCTGTGGTTGATGAGGACAGTGCTGCAACAATCAACATTTTAGCTAATGATTCGGACCTAGACGGTAGTTTGGATATCAGCAGTGTCGTTATCTTGAGTATGCCTGCTTACGGTGAGCTTGAGGTGAATAGTGATGGAAGTGTTGATTACACACCAAACCGCAACTTCAATGGCAGTGATAGTTTTAGCTATCAAGTGAGTGATGACTCTGGTGATATTTCATCTCCTGCACTTGTCTTCATTGAAGTTAACGCCGTCAATGATTCACCAGAAATATCGGGTTCTCCAGCGACTCAAGTGTTGCAAGGAGAGGGGTATCAATTTGTTCCCGTAAGCCTAGATATAGACAATGATACTTTAGCCTTTAGCATCTCTGGTTTACCTGTATGGGCCACATTTACCCCTGAAACTGGCATGGTGTCAGGTAGCCCTGAGTATCAAGATGTTGGAGATTATGGACCGATAGTGATCTCAGTCACTGATGGGCTGGAAACTGTCACTCTGGAGTCATTCTATATTGAAGTTGTAATCTTAGATTCTGATGGAGATGGCATACCTGATGCAGTCGAGCTTGAGCTTGGACTCGATCCGTTTGACGGCAGTGATGCTGCTGGAGATGCTGATGGTGATGGCATGAGTAACTATGATGAGTGGCTGGCAGGTACAGATCTGTATATTGATGATGTGGCGCCTGAGTTAATTGCTCCTGCAGATATTTGGCTAGATGCAATAGGTCTATTTACTCAAGTGGACTTAGGGACTGCGCAAGCATATGACTACATTGATGGTGTAAGGCAGGCTTGCTGCCAAGATTTAAGTCACAGCATGGTAAGTGATCAGCCTCTGCTTAAACCTGGTAGCTATCAAGTGCTGTGGACTGCAATCGATGCTGCCGGAAATATGAGTGAGCAGCTGCAGAATATCTATGTTCGTCCGCTTATCTCCTTAGCCCAAGATCAAATCGTTAGCCAAGGTAATCGAGTCTCTGTTTCAGTTCACCTCAATGGGTTATCTCCCCAATACCCTCTAACGGTTGCTTACAAGGTTGGTGGAAATGCAGTTGAGGGGTTACATCATGATCTAAATAGCGGTGTGGTGGTATTTGAGTCGGGGCAAATTGCACAGACCTTAGAGTTTAATACTTTTGATATTGAACAGAATGAGCAGGTATCTATTCATCTGGATGACCAATTCAATCTGGGCAGTAAGAAAGAACACTATGTCACGATTACCTTAGATAATCTGGCACCAGAGGTACAGCTTTCCTCTTACCAATTTGATGAGAAGAGGACTTGGGTGGCACAAGTGGATGGCGCCGTTGAAATTAAGGCTAATTATACCGATCCCAATAGCCTAAATAGCCATACACTGGATTGGAGTTTGACAGACAGTGAACTACAGGATGTTCAACTCTTTGAAGGCCAAGGCGTTATACAAAACGTTTCCCAATCAGGAGTTAACGGTTCTAAGTTAGAGACTTGGTACTTTGACCCCAGTGGATTAGTTGAGGGGGTCTATACCGTGAGAGTGACAGTAACAGATGATGGTGTGCCTAATTTGAGCCATTTTAATGAGCTTAGAGTTCGAGTCTCAGAGCAATTACCCGTGTTAACTTCTGAGGACTCTGATGGTGATGGAGTCACTGATATTGAGGAAGGTTTAGTGGACTCTGATGGCGACGGTATCCCCGATTACTTAGATCCTATCAGCGCAGGAAATGTGTTACCTGAAAGAATCGCCAATACCGAATCCTATTTGGTGGAGTGTGAATCGGGTATCGATTGTCGTTTAGGTCAATATGCCATGTCGGGAGTTTACTTAGGGGCACAAGTGGCTGGCTCTGATATTCAAGCTAACTTACAAGGTATAGCGCCCGGGGGCTTCGTCGATGTTGGTGGTGTGTTTAATATAGAAGCGATTGAACTGTCTGAGCATAGCCAAGTCGTGAGTATTGTTATTCCACAGCGAAATCCAGTGCCTGAGCACTCAGGTTATCGCCACTTTATTCATGATAAAGGCTGGTTTACCTTTGAAACTAATGGAGATAACCAACTTATGTCTGCACCTGGGTCTGCAGGTTATTGTCCACCGCCGGGTTCGGATGAGTATTCAGAAGGGCTTAATCAAGGAGATTGGTGTTTACAGCTGATCATTCTGGATGGTGGTGTTAATGACGCCGATGAAATAGCTAATGGTGCAGTTAGTATCACTGGTTGCTTGATCCAAGAGGAGTCAGAGCCTGTAACCACTGAAACTGATACCAGTGTTGAAGTCGAAATTTTAACCGAGGGAGGCGGAGCCTCATCTGGAGGAAGCATGCAGATCATTATTTTGTATTTATTGCTGGTAACTGGCTTATTTAGAAATCAAACCTTGAACATAATCTTGCTACTGAATAAACAGCTTTTGACTCACAAGCATAAATATTTGCACAGATTAGCCTATTTGCCCCTGTTCTTCTTCGTCTCCGTATTTTCTCTAAACGCCACAGCCGCAGACAATGAATCTGGGGATGACGAGCTGGTGGGCTGGTTTATATCTGGCTTATATGGACAGTCTCAAACATCTGAAGGGACAAGTGACATTAATACCTTGCTTGCCGATGCCGAGTTGACGGCTGAAGTTATTGAATTAGATAGCTCTACTACAGGTTGGAAGTTAGGTATAGGTTATGCGTTTACTGCTAATTGGTCTGCAACGTTGGAGTATGTCGACTTAGGTGAGGTGAGTGTCAGAATTAAAGGTGAAACAGATAACCCACAAGCATTTTATGCCGCGGCGAGTCAGTTTTACCCTAACTCAGCAAAGGGAGTAGGGCTTAATTTAGGTTATAGATATCAGTTTGCTAGTGATTTTAGCGTGTTGTTGCACGGGGGACTGCTGAGCTGGCAAGCAGATTATAAATCCTATGATATTGATACTCAGCAGGTTGCAACAAGTGAACAGGATGGAAATTCTTTCTATGGAGGACTAGGTTTAGAGTATGCATTAACTAAAACTATTCGTTTCTCAGTGCAATGGAGCCATGTTGAACTAGATGATACGAGCCGTGATTTGATCGGTGCAGGTATGCAATTTCTATTTTAG